AGCATCACTACAGGTTACCGAATACAGATTTTGAATGGGAAACTTTATTTGGTCTGATATCAGACTAGAGTATGGTTTAATCCCGAAATAATCTCTCGCTTTTATCTGCTCCTAGTCCAGAGAGACCAATTAAAGTTTTCCGGAATGGGACCCTGAGGATACTTCAGTTAACAGAGCTGGATGGAGGaaattatttgtgtttttttcagcgACCCAATGGAGAGGACATGGAGGTCTTTCGGGTATGATAAAAAATTACCAATTAgcatgtgtatttatttatatttgccACAATACTTCCTATTCTCTCAATGTTCACACAATGAGTAGTGACCGTATACAATGTGAAGAAAAATGTAGGTCTCCCCtctcattaatttgttccatatTTCTGTATTAGTTGGATGTCTTGATGACCCCGCCTAGAATCGAACATGTGAGAACAGTACAACCGAGAGTCAGTTTTGGAGAAAACGTCCAGGTACTGTTTGTACAGGAAACAGGTTAAATCACACGCAGCATTGTGGTTGAGAGGGTGAAGTGAAAACATGGAATATGTAACTAACAATttaaatacaacttttttttttttttttttatgggcgTCAGTAAATCAATTTTACTTCAGTTACTGCAATTTGTGTTTTATATCTTTTTTAGGTCGACTGTGTTGCAACAGGACTCCCAGATCCTGAAGTCTCTTGGAGTCTACCAGATGGAACGCTAGTCAACAATGCCCTCCAGTCGGATGACAGTGGCTATCGCAATCGTCGCTATGTTATTTTTGGCAATGGTACATTACTTCTCCAGCAGATGGACAAAAAAGACGAGGGTGACTACACTTGTTATGCCAAGAATAAACTTGGTAAAGATGAGAGGAAAGTTAGTGTCAAGGTTGGCCCGAACGCCCCAAGGATTACTTTCAAATTTCCATCCCAGGTTACGGTAAAATATGGAGAAATTGCTCAACTGAGCTGTCAGGCTACTGGTGAACCCACACCCCAAGTCTTCTGGATCTCACCACGAAATGAAGTCATTCCCACGTTCTCGGATAAATTTGAGATAGTGGGAAATGGCATGTTGGTGGTGAAAAAAGTAACACTTACTGATGAAGGGAAATATGCCTGTGTGGCACGAAACTCTGCTGGCGATGACATTAAAAACATTATTCTTGAGGTTGAATCCAAGCAACCAGTTATCAACGGTAACAACGGGAAGAGTGTCAAAAAGGTTACAGGCATTTCTTATCAAACTGTACTCTTAGATTGCAAGGTCGAAGGGAAACCTGAGCCAAAGGTTTGGTGGGTTACCCCTTACGGCCAATCACTCCAACTCTCCTACCTAAGTGGTCGCTTCCAAGTACATCAAAATGGGAGTTTGGAAGTGAGAGGAGTGAGAAAAACAGATGAAGGGAGGTACATGTGCCTGGCAAAAAACCAACTCGGAGAAGCATCCCTTTTAGTTGAATTAGATGTAGCTCCCATAGCAGAAAAGCCAAGTTTTGCTGTTCCTAACATAGAACTCTTATCGATAAAAGATAATAGTGGGGAATTGTATCTGCACTGCCTTGCCCGTGGAAAACCAAATCCAGAGTATGTATGGATACTACCCAATGGGACAGCATTGATGCCTGGTGTTAAACTACAACGCTTCACCCACCATCAGGGAAATGGAACTCTGTGGATCCATCAGCTTTCTGCAAATGATAAGGGAGTCTACAGGTGTCTAGCAAAGAATGTGGCTGGGCAAGCAGAGAAGCGTTATGCACTGGAAGCAGGACGGAAGCCAGTGATCAGAGGACCGACTGGTAAAATATACGTTTCACTTGATATTACTTGTCTCATAGCCAAATCTTATAGTACTGTTGTATTTCAAATTTTCAGGTGGAATAAAGATCACATATGGCCAAACTCTCAACTTACATTGTATCACGGATGGCTGGCCGCAGGCATCGATCGCATGGACCCTACCCAATGGCTTTACATTGGATAAACCTCAGTCAATTGGCCGAGTTACTTTTCATGCCAATGGGACCCTCCAGATGAGACAGATTGCGACTTTTGACAAAGGAACATACATCTGCAAAGCATCTAACTCTTTTGGCACATCAACATTGTCGTACCCTATCACAGTAATGGTCCATCCACCACGCATCACAGGCATGCTGCCTTCCATCACCAGAGTGAACCGTGGATCACCTGTTAAGTTAAATTGTGTCGCAACAGGTGTACCTAAGCCGGAAATCTCCTGGACTTTACCTGGCCGTACAACGCTGATTCCACATAACCGCTACATAGTTCAAGGAGGGATCCACATGACAGAGGACGGTAGCCTGGTAATACAGAATCCAGTGCTCATGAACTCTGGTATTTACAAATGCAATGCTAAAAATGCTCTCGGAACAGATTTTAAATCTACATACATACAAGTGATCTAAGGGGAATGTTGACACACCTTCTATGAGGGAACAGTGAGGTAaagacacactcagaaataaaataaaaactggatAAGGATATGTTCataaagatgtaaataacaagagACTCAACCACAATACGTTTGCCCAGCGACAAGCCACTGTAACTGGTGGAAGCTTTTTACTTTGCATTTTTTCTCAAGTCATTTAGTATTTTTAAACCTAAAAATGCACTTCTTTGTCACTTAAGCAATATCTTAATTCTGACTTGGAATTGCTTCAGTTTTCTTTTCAATAAAATAACTTATAAATGAGGACTGCATTGTAACAATGGACAAGTCTTGTAATTACAGGAACCCATTCTAGGTAACAGAtttagggaaaataaaaaaggggTAGAATCAcagaatataaaaaaaaaggatgacTGTCACACAAAGAACCCTTAAAAACATGAATGTTCTATTAAGAAACTGTAATAACTTCACAGCAACACAGTTACAATGCGGGTACAGTATATGTGAGTGCTATTAAATATCCAATCTTACAGTACATaactgtaaataaaacaacaacaaaaaatggtgTATCGTCCTATTTGTTTGTTTATCCATCTATTCATCACTGAGTAAGCTAGGTGCCTCTTGGTTTATGGTGGACAGCAGATGTACTGTGCTATTATGCTTCTGGATCATCAGCCATTCATTCCCTAATCCTGATTGAAAGGTAAAGATAAATTCTACATTATTCCTGTACTGTGTTCATCCATGTTTTATTCTCAAAGCAAAACGAAAAAGAAATATGTTTCCTCTGTATCTTacgttttacttttttaatatgaaaaaaGTGCTGTTGTTGAAATGGTTATTAAAACGAACTAACTAGCGGTTGGCCAAGACTTTTGCACAGGAATTGATATCCTCAAATGTATTACTGAGTGTGAACTATGTGTATACTGTTTTTCATGTGTATGATTTTGGGGACCAGATTCTTATTCAGATCTAGGGAACATTGAAGGTTTTAAGAGTGTTCAATGTTAATTTGATTAAGactatttttaatgtacatgttctctttttttaatttggtttAATTGGTATGATGGTTTAGACTGCAATATCCCTCAAATTCTATAGAATGCCTTAATTGGAtaaaaagtggagaaagcctccTCGTGTGGgcaattctttatttattaTGCAGAATTCTTGAATCAATCAAGTTCAATAAAGCCATGCCTTCAGTGAATAGTTTATTAAACTCTTTTGCCATTATGTATTTGCTATTGGCTTACAAATGCAGATATCTGCCGATGTTCCAAACAGTAGATTCTTAAGGACACCTGTAATAGTCTGTCTTAACCCATCCTTTAGCACCACTTAGAGGTTAATGGTTGTGTTTCAACACAAATATCTTTTACTGAATTAGGCCCACAAATTTGATTGTTAGATATCTTGACTAACACTGACTTTCTGTTTATCAGTATGCTGTAACACTAACAACTACCTTCATATATAAGAGCTGTGTCATTGATGTCATGCAATGTTAAAATATCCACAAGTCATATCATATAAATAATATGTGGATTCACATGCAGGCATGAAAGCTCTTTCAACATGATCATACacagtgggcaaataagtatttagtcaaccactaattgtgcaacttctcccacttgaaaatattagacaggcctgtaattgtcaacatgggtaaacctcaaccatgaaagacaatgtggggaaaaaaaaaaaaacagaaaatcacattgtttgatttgtaaagaatttatttgcatatcatggtggaaaataagtatttggtcaatagcaaaagttcatctcaatactttgttctgtaccctttgttggcaataacgaaggccaaaagttttctgtaactcttcacaagcttttcacacactgttgctggtattttggtccattcatccatgcagatctcctctagagcagtgatgttttggggctgtcgttgggcaacacggactttcaactcgctccacagattttctatggggttgagagctggagactggctaggccactccaggaccttgaaatgcttcttacgaagccactcctttgttgccctggctttgtgtttgggatcattgtcatggtgaaagacccagccacgtctaatcttcaatgcccttgctgatggaaggagattttcactcaaaatctctcgatacatggccccattcattctttcctttacacagatcagtcgtcctggtccctttgcagaaaaacagccccaaagcatgatgtttccacccccatgcttcacagtgggtatggtgttctttggatgtaattcagtattctttctcctccaaacacgagaacctgtgtttctaccaaaaagttctgttttggtttcatctgaccataacacattctcccagtcctcttctggatcataaaaatgccctctagcgaaccgcagacgggcctggacatgtactttcttcagcagggggacacgtctggcagtgcaggatttgagtccctggcggcgcattgtgttactgatagtagcctttgttactgtggtcccagctctctgtaggtcattcactaggtcagggtctgggatttttgctcaccgttcttgttatcattttgacgccacggggtgagatcttgcatggagccccagatcgaggaagattatcagtggtcttgtatttcttccattttctaataattgctcccacagttgatttctttacaccaagcgctttacctattgcagattcagtcttcccagcctggtgcaggtctacaattttgtctctggtgtccttcgacagctctttggtcttggccatagtggagtttggagtatgactgactgaggttgtggacaggtgtcttttataccgataatgagttaaaacaggtgccattaatacaggtaacgagtggagcctcgttagacctcgtcagaagacgttagacctctttgacggccagaaatcttgcttgtttgtaggtgaccaaatacttattttcctctctaatttggaaataaattctttaaaaatcaaactatgtgattgtcttttttttcacattctgtctctcatggttgaggtttacccatgttgacaattacaggcctctctaatcttttcaagtaggagaacttgcacaattggtggttgactaaatacttatttgccccactgtatatatatgttacaATTACAGTTGTTGATTTCCTAACATATAAGTGATATAAGATACATTTCACACACTATTGAGTCCAGTATTATTGAGCCATTTATGTTTAGCTACACATTTGTCCAATTAGTGTTAATATAAGAGCCAAATAAATCAAAGTGATGTGTTGTACCCAGATGTGTGGTCAGTTTCACTGTCCGTTTCCATTAGAATATGAATGTCTCCCTCTGTCTCACTTCTAGACAAATAAATCTTTGACTGATGAAGAAGGGCGCTTTTGTCAGAGACAAATGTTAGGACTGTTCTTCACATCTTGTGTGAGTTTGCTGTGCGTGTGTGTTACAGAGAGATTATGTTTGCCGCGTTGAGAAAGAGAGAGTCTGTGCTAAAGTGATTGTGTCTGAGGGATTGTTCACAAATGGCACATGTGTGTGCGCGCTTGTGCATATCACAAAAACAGTGGCATCTCAACAAAAAGGAAAGACAGCATTTTCCAACATGTTCGGGATTATTTCCAAGTGTGTCTCAGGATGCCACTAAAGCGGCTTAAATGTctggcaacattttttttttatgcctaCATTTTTTGTAAATGCTGAGTGACACATATTTAATGTCTTTTGTTCATTCAGCGTGCAGATTCAAGGTttgttcaacatttttttcccctataaCCACAAAAGTTATGCAATTTAATCATAGGATGTCAGTCTGGGAGTTATCATTAAACCACTAGAGCAATCTGAATACTGAAAACACAGATATACAGGTACAGTAAATCAGTGGCTAAATGCAGTTATCTTTCACATTTGATGAATGACTAGAACTTACATTATTTTCATATTAATATTACAAATTATTTATTGTGAAACTAAAAACTTAGTAAATGTGGACagtaatgaaatatttttaatacagTTGCACagtgtagtttttgaaaactgatttttcttttaataaggGAGTGAACTGAATTAAAAACCACTTTGTCTTAATCAGGTCTGGAATCTGACAACACAGCAATCCTGTGCATTAAGGCCATGTTACTTCATGGAATGTGATGATATGCAGCTAATCAGATCATGACTAGTGTGAGAAGTGCTGTTGCGCATTCACACTCAAGTTTTAAGTTATAAATCCATCATCAACAATTCAATATAATTGTGGAAGTTCAATATTTGATGAACACATTATACTGTTTCAAGAGTGCAGGTTTGGGCTCAACATTGGTAAGGAcggtataacagcataacatgcatgtacactttttgctggcgacgggacattaataagaccaaacagtttgggtaaacgggggtcagggctacatttctcacaaatatgaacctaattaattgataggctaactgatcattgcaaaataaatctgtattgagttataccagtgcttctcaattattttctgttacgcccctcatgggaaacacagtcttcaaaaaactaccgcttttgtccacgtcactaaaatcgaccaaaactaaaaagttaccaagggttgctttaagaccacataaacaaaacaaaaatgaaaattgggtagaagggggtaaacctcggttcactacattcctcacagtttaattaacgttaacagcagaaaatacatacaaaagTGGAGGGCacgtctctctaagcagcttccagctcgagttttgcaggttagcaaattcacacagtttaatgttatgcaaactctgatgcaggttgtagcaaaatttcagtatctaaattagtggtgtgttccccacctccacaactttgacgtctttttacattacttatatATAGTGGCtgctgactgaaaaaaaaaatcttctaatACCCTCTTCTTTGAAAGGGGAGGATGAGGCGGCATGTTGGCGACGTGTTGTATTTTTGTCGGGtcagtgtctgtgtgtgtgtgtgtgggggggggggggggtcaagtcatcagccaatcaaacgtgagttTGAGGGGTGAAAAATGGACTCCCACATTCAGcagtgaaaaaggggtaaattataagtctgaacataatgaaaataattcagttaataatggtagggtcaatcgtatccttacaacatatgggaaggcattttaaatgacctatataactgaactcatgatAAAATGCAAatcaggttgcttaaaagttggtggggacaatttgagcatcctgaaaagttggtagtgttatgtccctacgtccctatgcaaacttaaGGCCCTTGTATTGTTTCATGTCAAGAGAATGCAGAGGGCAGTAATATGTCTGCACACACTTGACACTTTATTAAAAGCAGCTATACTATTAGTGTCCCATTACTAAGGTCTTTTATGGTGGTTGACATTTGATAAGATGCATGAGAGAAAATGTAAAAATCGAAACGGCAATCTATTATCTTTGTAAAATCTCAGTTTAGGATAGCCTACAGCTCCTGTATGATTCATGCCTAATTGAATATGCCTACCTATAGTAGCATGaatgatattattattattattttgatcaTATGATTAATACTGCAAAATACTATATGGTTTTGTCCAATATAGTCATGGTCCCTGATGCGCTCGTGTGTTTTTAAATGTTCTGCCCTTGCCGGTACGACACATCAAGTCTCCTCCTTCTCTGTGTCCCCTCCCTTCACTCCATCCACCCATTCTTCCATCTCTCCTCTCTAGACTCACGCATCCCAATTTTTGCATAGCTCCTCCGGCACAATGACCAACGATTCCCCGGAGGAGGAGAGCCGAGGACGGAGGGTACCTCGGCCGAGCCGAGCAGACGACAATGTCACCATCCTGACATCATCAATGGATGTTTACCGAAACCGGAGCCGGGCCAGCAGCAGCAACGACGCTGGCGCCAGCTTCACATCGTCCGCGGACCTAAGCACCTCCTCCCTGGAACTGAGCATTCAGACTCGGATCTTTAAGATAATCGTTATTGGGGACTCCAACGTGGGGAAGACGTGTCTCACCTTCCGCTTCACTGGCGGAAGCTTTCCCGATCAGACCGAAGCCACCATTGGCGTGGATTTCAGTGAGAAGGCGGTGGAAATCGAAGGAGAAACGATCAAGGTAAAATAAACGTGTCTGGATGGGAATTGGAGGTGTTTCCTTGTCCCCACCCCCTCATACACATCCTAAGCGTCCAATGGTCCTGACCTACTGGTAGCCCATATACAAAATGTCACACTAGCTACTCCATGatccacttttttttgtcaatatgCATCATCTGTGTTGTCAAATCCAAAAGTGACTGGTGACTCCAAATTGATAttataaattaacaaaatgatGTTGGCATTTGATTAAGAAACAAGTGGTCACACTAAGGCACTAGGATCTGGGATCaaagtttgatttaaaaaaaaaataaataaataaaataaaataaatatatatatatatatgtgtgtgtgtgtgtgtgtgtgtgtgtatatataattttttttgtcaattaaaCTTTATTTGTGCTGTATGTAATTTGCCATGGAGAAAATGTTTTGTGTCTTTCCAAATTAccggtattatatatatatatatatatatatatatatatatatatatatatatatatatatatatatatatattatattaagatTATTCTAGTAAAGGAAAGAACTATACATTTTGTTAAGTCAGTGAAGAGAAAATAAGCacttaaaaaatttttattgtagaaaaagaaaaagtgacATCCACTTGAATCATGAAATTGAATTGGGCTCAGATGTAATATACCTCATAAAATAGCCATAATAAAATGTAACGTCAGTAGTGGACTAAATGAAagccttttatactgataactgGTATTTCCTGAATACAGTTATCAAACATTGCAAACACGATCAGGTCTAAAGAAAACTATACAATTGCTCATgcaaacttgtaaaatcatttttttacatCTATATTGGATCTAATCAGGATGATTGCCATATCAAGCAAGGTCCAACCTACTTTCCCCCATATGCATCTGGCTGCAACAAAGCGACACATGTGCATAGTATGCTCCCATCCCCCTTTTAGATCTCAGCTGACCACCCTCTCCTGTTTGTAACGCCTCGATAGCCCAATTGCTGCTGAGTCACAAAAACACACTCAACATTCTTTTATGTCAGCTTGTTTTCAGTTATTGAAAATGTACAGATATGATGCATGTAAAATGAGTACACCATGGTCATCTTGAGGCTGCCGAAAGTATCATTTCAATACAAGTGAAATGCAAATCATACCTTGGCTTGAAATTGTCAAGACATACGCGATTTGTTTTAAGTTCAACAAAACATAGGGTttgagtttttaaaaatgtttcatccTCTAATAAGAATTCATTTGGTCCTTTCAAATGGTAATACGAgacctgagaaattattttattgtaacCGATATCTGGCATTTTGTAATATGCCACAGTGAGTCTCTGAAGTATACTATAAGATTGAAGACAGTAGTACCTCATCTAAGAAATCTGGCTGTAACTAGAAGGTCAAGGTTTGAAACCCATTGCTGagtaaaaataaattgcaaCTAGTTGTTGGAGGCTGTGCTGCATTCTAACTACAGTCTCATCCAGTTGCAGTCATCCCTCTCCCCGTGAACATGAATATTGTAAGCATTACAGCAAATGGATGGTTGGATGAACGAAATGTTAATCTTGGCATTGGCACTTCCTGACATGGGCATCAATTCTTTCTATAAACAGTGCACTTCAGTGATTAGACCCAAGATACAGAATCAATTACAATGCTGCCAATGTAGGCACATCTAAAAGTACTACCTACCTTGAGTCCTGCTGCtgttttgattttcaaagattGTGACATAAATGGAACACTGCCAAACTTTGAACTATGTTGAGAAGGCTGCATAAGATTTGTATTGAAGGTATAGAAATTCTAGATTACTGTTTTACTgtgtttctccgcccgtctgcgtggctgtcgcgcgcccggtggggcttgcgtgctgctggatgtggtagggcatgcttgggttgggggttccggtgccgggattggcgatgcggcggcgtagggttggtcgccaacgggcttacactcataagagattcacacgattactgggttctagatcacagaactgatttgtgtacattctgcccctttcaatcacttagcttatagtcttatagacacccccacccccattctcctctttcactggccagtaggcccccacatggtgtaaaccggaaatacatctcgctgacgatagcaccagcatattagtaactagtttagatgttcaatgtatttcttgttgttgtttgtgtatgtgtttcttttctttcttctcttgtatttcttttcttctgtccccccataatcccttcctgttcgctgctttgtcataataaaaaggtattttgaatgatcacaatgggagtatgtcagactctcaatgtgaaacattaaagctgttcagaatccgggcacttagacttccattctctgtgtcaaacagctgaacaggacaggtttaaaaaaaaaaaaaaaaaaaagaaattctagATTACTGTATGCAATGAGTTAGTAGATACTTAAGCTTTCAAATGGTCATCAAACATTTATGTCACTTCAGGTGCAGGTATGGGACACAGCTGGCCAGGAGCGATTTCGTAAATCCATGGTCGAGCACTACTACCGCAATGTCCATGCAGTCGTCTTTGTTTATGATGTCACCAAAATGGCTTCTTTCCGCAACCTGCAAACGTGGATTGAGGTGCGTTTAAACAACTATAATACCAGGTATAATTTGTTCACAGCAATCTTCTGTATCTCGCAAACTTCAGGTGTTATCGCCAAGACGAAGTACTGATGGTTATCTGGATGTTAGCTTTCTCATTGCTGACACTCCAAAGAATATCTTTATTTCTAAACTGCTTGAAATTATTGTTCTTTATATCGATTTTGTTAAAATATAGCAAACAGAAGATGGCCAT
This Corythoichthys intestinalis isolate RoL2023-P3 chromosome 11, ASM3026506v1, whole genome shotgun sequence DNA region includes the following protein-coding sequences:
- the rab33a gene encoding ras-related protein Rab-33A, which gives rise to MTNDSPEEESRGRRVPRPSRADDNVTILTSSMDVYRNRSRASSSNDAGASFTSSADLSTSSLELSIQTRIFKIIVIGDSNVGKTCLTFRFTGGSFPDQTEATIGVDFSEKAVEIEGETIKVQVWDTAGQERFRKSMVEHYYRNVHAVVFVYDVTKMASFRNLQTWIEECNGHRVSASVPRVLVGNKCDLVDQVQVPSNTALKFADSHNMLLFETSAKDPRESQNVDSIFMSLACRLKAQKSLLYRDVEREDGRVRLTQETETKSNCLC